In Alteromonas naphthalenivorans, one DNA window encodes the following:
- a CDS encoding SIMPL domain-containing protein, whose translation MKIGAALVVAIGMVSALGVLGQQVSSALNEMQTWDRVVTVKGLSEREYVADRVIWPIQFVDAGNDLPALYNHIEANSMKVSTFLQNNGIAKEGISIGKPDITDKLAQQYGGTEKAPFRYSAVQTITVFSNDVENVRLVMSQIGSLLKSGVVLTNQHYQAQPEYVFTRLNEVKPAMIEEATVNAREVAEKFAQDSKSTLGKIKRANQGRFSISSRDHHHPHIKQVRVVSTIDYTLVD comes from the coding sequence ATGAAAATAGGTGCAGCATTGGTAGTGGCAATAGGGATGGTGAGTGCGCTTGGCGTATTGGGTCAACAGGTGTCTTCGGCCTTAAACGAGATGCAAACGTGGGACAGGGTAGTTACCGTTAAAGGATTATCAGAACGAGAATACGTGGCTGATCGCGTGATTTGGCCTATTCAATTTGTTGATGCGGGCAATGATTTACCCGCGCTATACAACCACATTGAAGCTAACAGCATGAAAGTATCTACCTTCTTACAGAATAACGGTATTGCCAAAGAGGGAATTTCCATCGGTAAGCCAGACATTACCGACAAGCTAGCCCAGCAATATGGAGGAACAGAAAAAGCGCCGTTTCGTTATAGCGCAGTGCAAACCATTACCGTGTTTTCAAACGATGTAGAAAATGTGCGCTTAGTCATGAGCCAGATAGGTAGCTTATTAAAGTCTGGTGTTGTGCTAACCAATCAACACTATCAAGCACAGCCCGAGTATGTATTTACGCGTTTAAATGAAGTGAAGCCAGCAATGATTGAGGAAGCCACTGTTAACGCCAGAGAGGTTGCTGAAAAATTCGCGCAAGACTCAAAAAGTACCTTAGGGAAAATAAAGCGGGCTAATCAGGGACGGTTTTCTATCTCGAGTAGAGACCATCATCACCCCCATATTAAGCAGGTACGGGTAGTTTCGACTATTGACTATACACTGGTAGATTAA
- a CDS encoding DUF1289 domain-containing protein gives MTDQKPPAQQLEFFEIPSPCIGVCESGPRGYCKGCYRSREERLYWLKIDDGTRRKVIVACQRRKKAALSRDRRQNEAIQEVREPSQISMFDTPPEKIDKA, from the coding sequence ATGACAGACCAAAAGCCACCAGCACAGCAACTGGAGTTCTTTGAAATTCCAAGCCCCTGTATTGGTGTTTGTGAGTCTGGACCGCGAGGGTATTGCAAAGGATGCTACCGCAGCCGAGAAGAGCGATTGTATTGGCTCAAGATTGACGACGGAACTCGCCGAAAAGTTATAGTGGCATGTCAGCGCCGTAAAAAAGCGGCCTTAAGCAGAGACCGTCGTCAAAACGAAGCAATACAAGAAGTCCGAGAGCCGAGTCAAATTTCTATGTTTGATACGCCTCCCGAGAAAATTGATAAAGCATAA